A genomic region of Arachis hypogaea cultivar Tifrunner chromosome 5, arahy.Tifrunner.gnm2.J5K5, whole genome shotgun sequence contains the following coding sequences:
- the LOC140184811 gene encoding uncharacterized mitochondrial protein AtMg00810-like, whose translation MDGCTSCHTLLPSTVNLSAFGGSSFGDPQLYKSIIRSLQFLTVTRPEISYSVNKLSQFVQAPLDTHWRMVKRIFRYLSRTRNYSLQLNKNSSMQVTAYYNSDWARDPDDRKSTSGYCVFLGSNLVSWASRKQTAVAQSEVEY comes from the coding sequence ATGGATGGGTGCACAAGCTGTCACACACTCCTACCATCCACTGTAAACCTCTCAGCTTTTGGGGGCTCGAGCTTTGGTGATCCTCAGCTCTACAAGTCTATAATTAGAAGCCTACAATTCTTGACAGTAACTAGACCAGAAATCTCCTACAGTGTCAACAAATTGTCGCAATTTGTTCAGGCTCCCTTGGATACTCATTGGAGGATGGTGAAGAGGATATTCCGGTATCTCAGTAGGACAAGAAATTATAGCTTACAGTTGAATAAAAATAGTTCGATGCAAGTGACTGCTTATTACAATTCAGATTGGGCTAGAGATCCTGATGATCGAAAGTCCACGAGTGGATACTGTGTGTTTCTAGGTTCTAACTTGGTCTCTTGGGCTTCAAGAAAGCAGACAGCAGTGGCACAGTCAGAAGTTGAATATTGA